In a single window of the Mauremys reevesii isolate NIE-2019 linkage group 3, ASM1616193v1, whole genome shotgun sequence genome:
- the LOC120402088 gene encoding uncharacterized protein LOC120402088 gives MAAAAVAGIIPVLHSLAGDETSYYIGRKLWFGFLGLYTVVIYVERLPWISLNSDFRCHGNISAPCMGECFEQHFNKPIIGTWYMSCFLFLCVFLLMEFFVFQLRHKQIKVKAGQEKEVEVSSMVGVQEESQSQRSVPVIDFHIQKSLLSLYLFNFLLQLVIQSVFLSILLNDHLPRVNSASILCSTKLCPGPYNCLVMGSMEKRMSIYTLATLAMLIIIFCSAIFIYSIHHYLLKGLEQLRARDLWLWEV, from the coding sequence atggctgcagcagcagtcgCTGGAATTATCCCTGTGCTTCACTCACTCGCTGGTGATGAGACCAGCTATTACATCGGACGCAAGCTGTGGTTTGGCTTTTTAGGATTATACACAGTGGTGATCTATGTGGAACGTTTGCCCTGGATCTCTCTGAATAGTGACTTTCGGTGCCATGGTAACATCTCTGCCCCCTGCATGGGAGAGTGTTTTGAGCAACATTTCAACAAGCCTATCATTGGGACCTGGTACATgtcttgtttccttttcctttgtGTATTTCTCCTGATGGAATTCTTTGTCTTTCAACTGAGGCACAAGCAAATCAAAGTCAAAGCTGGACAGGAAAAAGAAGTTGAAGTGAGCTCAATGGTAGGAGTCCAAGAAGAAAGCCAAAGCCAAAGGAGTGTTCCCGTTATAGACTTTCACATTCAGAAGTCACTTCTAAGCTTGTACCTTTTTAACTTCTTACTGCAGCTGGTTATCCAGTCAGTGTTCCTGTCTATTCTACTCAATGATCACCTGCCACGGGTCAATAGCGCCTCCATATTATGTAGCACCAAGCTCTGCCCAGGTCCTTACAACTGCCTGGTGATGGGATCAATGGAAAAGAGGATGTCGATTTACACCCTGGCGACACTTGCTATGCTTATTATTATCTTTTGCAGTGCAATTTTCATATATAGTATTCATCATTACCTGCTGAAAGGACTAGAGCAGCTGAGAGCTAGAGACTTATGGCTATGGGAAGTTTGA